The DNA region CAGAGATTTTTGATGTTATTTTGACAACCAACCTTTTTGGAGATATCCTTTCTGATTTAGGAGGAGCCGTTATGGGTAGTTTGGGTCTCGGTGGAAGTGGAAATATCAATCCAGAAAAGGATTTTCCTTCTATGTTCGAGCCTATTCACGGTTCTGCTCCCGATATTGCGGGTCAGAATATAGCCAATCCTATCGGCCAGATTTGGTCTGCAGCCATAATGTTAGATCATTTGGGAGAAACCGAAGCGGCAAAAGATATTATGGCAGGTATAGAAGCTACAACGGCAAAAGGAAATCTAACAAAAGACCTTCGCGGTACGGCATCAACGTCTGAAGTGGCCGCCAGCGTAGTGGAGTATATTAATGCTACAAAATTGTCAAGCATATAATCAGAATGACGGATAAAAAAATTATTGACCTTACTTTGCCCATTCAATCCGGGGATAAAGGCGTGACCATCGATAAGGCCAAAACCTTGGCCGAAGACGGGTGGAATGCCACCACTTTACACTTGTATTCGCATAGTGGTACCCATATGGACGCTCCGTTGCATTTTGAGGTCAATGATCAAACGATAGATGAAATTCCGGTTGACCGGTTTGTTTCTGAGGCATGGGTAGTAAACCTTTTGGGTATTCAGCCTAAGGAATCCATTACCGTAGCGCATTTGGGATCGGTGGCAGAAAAGCTCGTAAATGGCCAAAGCATTCTCTTGCATACAGGATGGAGTAAAAAAGTAGGGACAGAAGAATATCGTGACGCCCTCCCTAGAATCAGCCCTGAATTGGCGCATTGGTTGGGAGAAAAAAAGGTGAATATTCTGGGTGTTGAACCCCCTTCTGTGGCGGATGTCAATAATATTCAAGAAGTGACCGAGGTGCATACCATTTTAATGAAAAACGATATAATTATTGTTGAGGGTTTAACAAATCTAGAGTCAATTTCACAGTCTAAAATCACCCTTGTGGCCCTTCCGTTGAAGGTAAAAAATGGTGACGGGGCACCTGCCCGTATAATTGCCATTCAAAACTAATTCGCAATGTCTCACCAAACACTTTTAGAATCGATTAAAGATGGGGAAGGCTTGCGTGGCCATGAGTCTGAGGTACGTGCTGAGCTAGCAAAAAACCCAAAATTGATCGTTGTTTTAGATGATGACCCAACAGGAACACAAACGGTGTACGATGTTCCGGTGATTACAGAATGGACGGAGGATATATTGGAAAGAGAACTTTTGGCCAGTCCTGTTTTTTTTATACTCACCAATTCTAGAAGTTTACAAGTTAATGAAGCCAATGCACTTGGGGAACTACTGGGAAGTAGATTGCAGAAATTGGCGGAGAAGCATCAAAAGAAACTAATTATTATCAGCCGAAGTGATTCCACGCTCAGAGGGCATTATCCTGATGAGGTCGATGCGCTGGAAAAAGGAATGGGCCTTAGGCATTCAAAGCAGTTATTGGTTCCTGCTTTTTTTGAAGGTGGTCGCTATACGTATGATGATATTCATTATGTAAAAGAAGGGAACGATTTTATCCCTGCAGCGGAAACTCCTTTTGCAAAAGACAATACATTCGGTTATACGTCATCCAATTTAAAAGACTGGATAGTAGAAAAATCAGAAGGGAAAATAGACCGAAATACTATCGATAGTATTTCGGTGAAAGAATTGCGAACTATATCATCCGAAGAAATAAAAACAAGAATTGAACAGCCAAATACCACACACTTGGTGATAAATGCCACGTCTTATGCAGATTTGCAGGTGATGGCACTTGCTGCTTTACAATGCAATGCACCCTTACTTTTTAGAACGGCGGCCTCATTTGTAAATGCCATTTCTGGTATTGACATAAAACCGTGTTTGAAGAAAGATGAAATTTTAATTGATCCATCTTCAAATGGTGCGTTAATCGTGGTGGGTTCCTATGTGCCTAAGACTACAGCTCAACTGGCTTACATTAAAGAATATGGCGATGCCAAATTTCTAGAGTTAGATGTAACCAATGTTTTTAATATTGACCTTTTCTGTAAAGAATTGGTGCTGTTGGTGGATAAGATAAATTTTAATATTAAGTCCGGTCGGGACGTAGTTGTTTTTACTAGTAGAAAAGTAGTAAAAGGAGCCACAAAACAAGAAAGCCTGGAAATTGTAAATCGGGTTTCCAACGCTCTTATCTCCATTGTAAAAAAGATAAGGATTAGGCCCAAATATATTCTGGCAAAGGGAGGGATCACATCAAGTGATGTAGCTACAAAAGGTCTCAATGTACGTCGTGCAAATGTTCTTGGGCAAGTGCTTAAAGGTGTGCCGGTTTGGCAATTGGACCAGAAGTCAAAATTTCCAGATATGCCTTACATCGTGTTTCCAGGGAACGTGGGAGATGATAAGGCGTTGTATGAATTAATCACGGTATTGAAATAAAAAAATATGAAGACTCAGGGCTATTTTCCAAAGCGGTATTTTATGGTTTTAGGCACATTTTTATTGGCCTTACTGCTTTATGTAGACCGTGTTTGTATCTCAGTGGCAAAAGACCCAATTTCTGATATGCTCAGTTTGAGCGATAAACAGATGGGTTGGGTGCTAGCAGCATTTTCCTTGGGATACGCCCTTTTCCAAACTCCGGCAGGCATGCTGTCAGATGCTTTGGGACCACGAAAAGTGCTTTCGGCCATCGTGGCCATTTGGTCCGTTTTTACGGCTTTAACAGGTGCAGCCTTCAATTTTATATCGCTTTTGGTGGTGCGGTTTCTTTTTGGAGCGGGAGAAGCGGGTGCTTTTCCTGGAATGTCAAGAGCAATTTATACGTGGATTCCTTTACAGGAAAGGGGCCTAGTTACTGGCATTAATTTTTCTGGTTCTCGATTGGGAGCGGCATTTGCGCTTCCTGCGGTAGCATGGTTGATCGATAGCTTCGGATGGAGGACTTCTTTTGTTATTCTCGGGGTTGTGGGCGTAGTTTGGGCGGCCGCTTGGTTTCTGTTTTTTAGGGATACTCCAGAGGAGCATTCCGGCGTTTCCGAACATGAAAAAGAGTTTATTTTATCTACAAGACAACAGCAAGATGCTAGTGTAAAGGCCGAAAAAATAAATATGGGCGACCTGCTAAAATCAAAAAATATATGGTTGGCCATGGGGCAGTATTTCTGCAGCAATTTTACTTTTTTCTTTGCCTTGACCTGGCTGTTCCCGCATGTGAAAAGTGAGTACGGGCTCAATACTATGGAAGCCGGTTTTTATACCGCGATTCCATTAATATTTGGTGCTTTTGGTAACTGGACCTCCGGCGCACTGAGTGATCGTATCTACAAGAAAGGAAATTGGGATAAGTCGCGAATCCTCCCGGCATCTATTGGTTTTTTTCTTGCTGCACTCGGACTAGTAGGAAGTATTTATATGGATTCCGTGGAAGGTGCAATCTTATGCTTGAGCCTTGCGATTTTTGGTGCCGATATGACCTTACCATCCTCATGGGCCTTTTGTGTGGATATCGGAAAAGAACATTCAGGTGCCGTATCGGGAACGATGAATATGGCGGGAAATATTGGTGCTTTTTTGACCGCTTTGGCATTTCCGTATCTACAATCTTGGACGGAATCTACAACTCCATTTTTTGTGGTGGGCGCATTATTGAATACTATTGCAATCGTAATGTGGTACAACATGAAACCCCAAAGACATTTTACTACCTACTAAACAGGAAACATGGCAAAATTAAAAGGCGTTTGTATAGGAGCGGGTTACTTTAGTCAGTTTCATTTTGAAGCATGGCAAAGAATAGATCAGGTAGAAATTGTAGGGGTTTGTGATGCCGTCAAAGAACGTGCGGAAGAAATCGTAAAGATGTATGGGTTTAAAAGGGCCTATGCCGATGTTGAAGAAATGTTCCGCCTAGAAAAGCCGGACTTTGTAGATATCATTACACCTCCTGAAAGCCATTTGGAACTCTGTAAATTGGCAGTGGCACATACTATTGATATTATTTGTCAAAAACCTTTGGCACCCACATTAGAAGAAGCCCGCGAGATAGAATCCCTTATTGCTGCATCTAACGTTAGAATGATGGTGCACGAAAATTTCCGGTTTCAACCTTGGCACCGTGAACTTAAAAAATTACTGGAAACTAATGTAATAGGCGACAAATTGCACACCATAAACTTGCGTATGCGTATGGGCGATGGTTGGCAAACGGACGCTTACATGAACCGTCAACCTTATTTTAGGGAAATGGAGCGCTTGCTTATTTATGAAACAGGAATTCATTTTATTGATGTGTTCCGATATTTGGCAGGGGAAATTACCGAAGTCTATGCAAAATTGAGGACGCTAAACAGCAACATAAAGGGTGAAGATTTTGCTTGGGTACATTTTGATTTTGAAAATGGGGGATTAGGGTTTTTAGATGCCAACAGGTACAATGAAAATACTTCCGAAGATCCAAGGTTAACTTTTGGTGCCGTGCTTATTGAAGGAGATAAAGGCAGCTTGAGACTTTACGATGATGGAAAGATTACGATTCAGCTTCTTGGGGAGAATGAAAAGGAGTATGAATATAGCTTTAATAATCAGAATTTTTCGGGGGATTGTGTTTTTGCCACGCAACAACATTTTGTATTGAATCTCATTTCTGAAACTCCTTTTGAAACCGATGTTGCCAATTATATTCCCAACATTTTGATACTGGAAAAAATCTACGAATCCAGTAAAAATGGAGTCCCGGTAAAAATCTAGATTATATCGCTTTTCGTCTTCATTATTATTGATGGATTCATGTAAATACTTGCCGTATTTTCACTGTAAGAAAACCACCTTAAGAACGACCAATATTTCCCTTTAAATTTAAAATTTCTTTAGTGTGCTGAACTACATGGATTTAGTTCATTGGCATGAGGGTTTTAGGTTTTAAAGGTGATTTATTCTTTAATTTTGAAGATAAGAAGACATGAAAGAAATGAAAACACCATATTCCATATTAGAATTAGCAACCGTCGGTGCAGGTTTTAAGCCAAAAGAAGTTTTTGACAATAGTCTAGAATTGGCACAAAAGGCCGAGGAGTTCGGTTACAACCGCTTTTGGTTGGCAGAACATCATAACATGTTGAGCATAGCCAGTTCTGCCACCTCAGTGCTTATGGGACATATTGCCGGTGGAACACAAAAAATAAGAGTGGGTTCTGGAGGGATTATGTTACCCAACCATTCGTCTTTGCTCATTGCTGAGCAGTTTGGTACTTTGGCATCCTTATACCCCAATAGAATAGATTTAGGGTTAGGGAGGGCACCTGGAACAGATCAAACCACTGCAAGTGCTATTCGACCGGATAGAATGCAGGCGGTATACCGTTTTCCCGAAGAATTGCACAATATTCAAAAATACTTTTCTAAAGAGAATCAGCATGCAAAAGTTAGGGTGCCTTTAGCGGAAGGGGTCGATGTGCCTATGTATATTTTGGGTTCTAGTACGGACAGCGCACATTTGGCGGCAAAAGAAGGTTTGCCTTATGTGTTCGCAAGTCATTTTGCACCCGCTCATCTTATGGAGGCGCTGAATATTTACTATAATAGTTTTCAGCCTTCTAAATATCTAGAAGAGCCTTATACTATGGCGGGCATAAATGTAATTGCTGCCGAAACCGATGCGGAGGCCGAGACCATTTCAACTTCTATGTTACGTTTAATATTAGGTGTATTGACCGGTAAGATTGATTATATGCAGCCACCGGTAAAGATGACAGCTGAGCTTAAACAAATTTCGGTAGACCCTGCTTTTCAACGGATGTTGAAATATGCTTTTGTAGGGAATAAGACTACCGTAAAACAGCAAACGGAGGAATTTATTAAACAGACCGGTGTAAACGAAGTCATTGCGGTTTCACATATTTATAATCAGGAAGACCGTATCAATTCATTCCGACTTTTTTCTGAGGTTATGAAAGAGCTGTAACAACAGTAAAGTTCTTAGGGTTTATTTTTGACCATACAATACTGATAAAGAAAGGTTTTTAATCGTTTGAATTAATAAAAATAGAATTGATTATCTTTCTTTGACTGTTGTAAACCAACCAAAAATGGAGTTGTCGAAGATTCTTTTAGCCGGACTCGTAGGAACCTCCCTAATGACTGCTTTCAGTTATTTGGTTGGCCACGTTTGCGATTCTGAACTTGGAGAGCCTAAATTGCTCAATAGGTTTTTGAATGGCTCAAAACGTCTAGATATTGAAGTAGGCGACGAAAGTATGTTGGGATGGCTGTTTCATTACTTGACGGGATTCCTTTTTGCCAATGCTATATCCCTTTATTTTAACCTGACCGAAAACCACCCTACATATGGTCTAGCGGTTATTTTGGGCTGTATTTTGGGGCTTTTTGGAGTTTTGGGTTGGGTAATTATGATCCGCCTTCATAGCTCTCCTCCTAAAATGAACCTTCAACTTTTTCTTTTGCAACTCGTGGGAGCACATGTTGTTTTTGGCTTAGGAGCAACTTTGGTGTTCAGATTTTGGGAGGCATGTACTGTGATGTAGGCAATAGCTATCTGTCCTTATCTTTTTTGTTGACTAGACCTTTTGTGAATTCGTTTAAGGTTTCCACTTTTTCCTCAAAATCCCCTTTGATGGTTTTTCTAAACTCGTTAAGGTTTTGTACTAGATCATCTATATTTTCAGGAATGACATCTTCAAAAAACTGACGTAAACGCTTTGCGGTCGTTGGGGATTTTCCGTTTGTGGAAATAGCCACTTTTACATTTCCCTTGGTGACGATTCCGCCCATATAAAAATCGCAGAAAGGTGGGTTGTCCGCCACATTTACCAATATACTCTGTGCCCTGCAATCATGATAAACTTGCTCGTTAACTTCAACCTTGTCCGTTGTAGCCACTACCATGTGTTTCCCTTCTAAAAAAGTTTTGTCATAGTCGCTAGTATGCATCGTAATATCAAACTTTTTAGCTAGGGCAATGGTTTCTTCCCTGAACATGGGCGATACCATTTCAACTTGTGCACTAGGGCTTGACTTTAGCAAAAACGTTAACTTTTCCAACGCCACGTTTCCGCCGCCTATGATTAAAATATTTAGATTCGATACTTTAAGAAATACCGGGTACAGTTCATTCCGCTCCATGTTCTTCTGCTTGTTTTTCTGTTTTGTAATTGATGGTGACACGTGTTCCTTCGCCAGGAATGGAATTTATAAACAACCTTCCGTTTATATAATCTATACGTTCTTTCATGAAAAAGAGGCCCATTCCACCTTCGCTGTTGTTCTTTGGTACTTTTCCTAATATAGAGTCATCAAAACCTTTGCCATCGTCATCAATAACTATACTTAAAATTTCGTCCTGAAATCTAATGGTTACCAAAATATAATTTGCTTCGGCATATTTAATGGCGTTATTCACCGCTTCCTGCACCACACGATACATATTGGTTTCTGCCAGTGAATCAAACCGTAGGTGTTCATCGGTCTTATTGTCGAATAAAACCGTTTTTCCTGTCAGTTTTGAAAGTTCTGCCGTCATTTTTTGAAGCGCAGGAAAAATACCGTGATCACTAAGCTCGGGGGGAGTTAGGTTAAAAGTGGCAGTACGTACCCCCTTGATCAAATCTGATGTCAAGGATTTTAGATACGCTATTTTTTCTTCCGTTTTTTCTTGGTTCTGAGGATCAATAGATTCAATATTGAATTTTAGTGCGGTCAGCATTTGCCCAATTCCGTCATGAATGTCTTTGGCAATACGCTTACGCTCTTCTTCTTGGCCTTCTACAATTTGGCTAGCCTGCACTTTTTTCTGAAGCATACGAGCTTCAAAATTCTGTTGTGTAAGTTGCTCAACCTTTATGCTGTTCTCCTTGCGTTCCGTTACGTCCGAGCATAGGATAAGTATACTCTGTTGCCGGCTGGATTTATGCATGGGAACGATAGACATATCTAGCCAAAAACTTTTTCCTTTTGGAGTGGTTATCTTTATTTCTTCCGTACGGATTACATTTTTTCTGTTGTTTTTTAAAACCTCTCTAAGATATTCTTGTTGGCCGGGATCAGCGGTTAGAATTTCGGACAACGGCTTGTTCAGTTGATTTTCGGTAATACCTAGTAGGTCCAGAAATTTTTTACTTATAAAAACAACGCTACCATCTTTTCTGGCACTTGCAAACAGAGCGGCATTATCAATAACAAAGTTTAATTCTTGTAGCTCCTGCAATGATTTTTCTTTCTCCGTGTATAGGCTTAGGGTTTCCTTTGCCTGATGCTCGGACTGGGCCCTACTTTCTATTAAATTGGCAATGGTTTTTCTTATTTGTATGGAAAGAGGTCTAAAAATGAACACAATTTCAA from Zobellia alginiliquefaciens includes:
- a CDS encoding MFS transporter, which gives rise to MKTQGYFPKRYFMVLGTFLLALLLYVDRVCISVAKDPISDMLSLSDKQMGWVLAAFSLGYALFQTPAGMLSDALGPRKVLSAIVAIWSVFTALTGAAFNFISLLVVRFLFGAGEAGAFPGMSRAIYTWIPLQERGLVTGINFSGSRLGAAFALPAVAWLIDSFGWRTSFVILGVVGVVWAAAWFLFFRDTPEEHSGVSEHEKEFILSTRQQQDASVKAEKINMGDLLKSKNIWLAMGQYFCSNFTFFFALTWLFPHVKSEYGLNTMEAGFYTAIPLIFGAFGNWTSGALSDRIYKKGNWDKSRILPASIGFFLAALGLVGSIYMDSVEGAILCLSLAIFGADMTLPSSWAFCVDIGKEHSGAVSGTMNMAGNIGAFLTALAFPYLQSWTESTTPFFVVGALLNTIAIVMWYNMKPQRHFTTY
- a CDS encoding four-carbon acid sugar kinase family protein — translated: MSHQTLLESIKDGEGLRGHESEVRAELAKNPKLIVVLDDDPTGTQTVYDVPVITEWTEDILERELLASPVFFILTNSRSLQVNEANALGELLGSRLQKLAEKHQKKLIIISRSDSTLRGHYPDEVDALEKGMGLRHSKQLLVPAFFEGGRYTYDDIHYVKEGNDFIPAAETPFAKDNTFGYTSSNLKDWIVEKSEGKIDRNTIDSISVKELRTISSEEIKTRIEQPNTTHLVINATSYADLQVMALAALQCNAPLLFRTAASFVNAISGIDIKPCLKKDEILIDPSSNGALIVVGSYVPKTTAQLAYIKEYGDAKFLELDVTNVFNIDLFCKELVLLVDKINFNIKSGRDVVVFTSRKVVKGATKQESLEIVNRVSNALISIVKKIRIRPKYILAKGGITSSDVATKGLNVRRANVLGQVLKGVPVWQLDQKSKFPDMPYIVFPGNVGDDKALYELITVLK
- a CDS encoding ATP-binding protein, translated to MPINKNRLPLDSETFLSIRKWYLLALAGIALTIIVAQILIQSHLDSQLSDSRVINVAGFQRAYSQKLTKELLLIKNAFPNGEIKPKINALSKTISIWKHSHLALQNGDEAIGIPAERDPEILMLFKKLEPHHSVMVQAAETIITSFNNQSLNTAGLEHNVDVVLKNENNFLQLMDDIVNQYDERSKAQLKNLKRKEYLLLVISLLILLLEIVFIFRPLSIQIRKTIANLIESRAQSEHQAKETLSLYTEKEKSLQELQELNFVIDNAALFASARKDGSVVFISKKFLDLLGITENQLNKPLSEILTADPGQQEYLREVLKNNRKNVIRTEEIKITTPKGKSFWLDMSIVPMHKSSRQQSILILCSDVTERKENSIKVEQLTQQNFEARMLQKKVQASQIVEGQEEERKRIAKDIHDGIGQMLTALKFNIESIDPQNQEKTEEKIAYLKSLTSDLIKGVRTATFNLTPPELSDHGIFPALQKMTAELSKLTGKTVLFDNKTDEHLRFDSLAETNMYRVVQEAVNNAIKYAEANYILVTIRFQDEILSIVIDDDGKGFDDSILGKVPKNNSEGGMGLFFMKERIDYINGRLFINSIPGEGTRVTINYKTEKQAEEHGAE
- a CDS encoding cyclase family protein, which encodes MTDKKIIDLTLPIQSGDKGVTIDKAKTLAEDGWNATTLHLYSHSGTHMDAPLHFEVNDQTIDEIPVDRFVSEAWVVNLLGIQPKESITVAHLGSVAEKLVNGQSILLHTGWSKKVGTEEYRDALPRISPELAHWLGEKKVNILGVEPPSVADVNNIQEVTEVHTILMKNDIIIVEGLTNLESISQSKITLVALPLKVKNGDGAPARIIAIQN
- a CDS encoding Gfo/Idh/MocA family protein, whose protein sequence is MAKLKGVCIGAGYFSQFHFEAWQRIDQVEIVGVCDAVKERAEEIVKMYGFKRAYADVEEMFRLEKPDFVDIITPPESHLELCKLAVAHTIDIICQKPLAPTLEEAREIESLIAASNVRMMVHENFRFQPWHRELKKLLETNVIGDKLHTINLRMRMGDGWQTDAYMNRQPYFREMERLLIYETGIHFIDVFRYLAGEITEVYAKLRTLNSNIKGEDFAWVHFDFENGGLGFLDANRYNENTSEDPRLTFGAVLIEGDKGSLRLYDDGKITIQLLGENEKEYEYSFNNQNFSGDCVFATQQHFVLNLISETPFETDVANYIPNILILEKIYESSKNGVPVKI
- a CDS encoding precorrin-2 dehydrogenase/sirohydrochlorin ferrochelatase family protein; this translates as MERNELYPVFLKVSNLNILIIGGGNVALEKLTFLLKSSPSAQVEMVSPMFREETIALAKKFDITMHTSDYDKTFLEGKHMVVATTDKVEVNEQVYHDCRAQSILVNVADNPPFCDFYMGGIVTKGNVKVAISTNGKSPTTAKRLRQFFEDVIPENIDDLVQNLNEFRKTIKGDFEEKVETLNEFTKGLVNKKDKDR
- a CDS encoding LLM class flavin-dependent oxidoreductase, with amino-acid sequence MKEMKTPYSILELATVGAGFKPKEVFDNSLELAQKAEEFGYNRFWLAEHHNMLSIASSATSVLMGHIAGGTQKIRVGSGGIMLPNHSSLLIAEQFGTLASLYPNRIDLGLGRAPGTDQTTASAIRPDRMQAVYRFPEELHNIQKYFSKENQHAKVRVPLAEGVDVPMYILGSSTDSAHLAAKEGLPYVFASHFAPAHLMEALNIYYNSFQPSKYLEEPYTMAGINVIAAETDAEAETISTSMLRLILGVLTGKIDYMQPPVKMTAELKQISVDPAFQRMLKYAFVGNKTTVKQQTEEFIKQTGVNEVIAVSHIYNQEDRINSFRLFSEVMKEL